The following coding sequences are from one Primulina eburnea isolate SZY01 chromosome 15, ASM2296580v1, whole genome shotgun sequence window:
- the LOC140814950 gene encoding uncharacterized protein isoform X2 has product MEKLQQQKCWRAVRSRISYKNATIVVCLLNIVSALILLQGFLFPSPSSRLASSNKALYRNIKESEDIRRSMVPVDLIRRVREIGKDMSVETESVKQKDVKQTAAEDLISKLNNFRSYSDVGNVKALEEWRKRKMERAKQRSILWD; this is encoded by the exons ATGGAGAAACTGCAGCAACAGAAATGCTGGAGAGCTGTTAGATCACGTATATCCTACAAGAACGCCACCATAGTTGTCTGCTTATTGAACATTGTCTCTGCTCTGATATTGCTTCAAGGCTTTCTTTTTCCTTCCCCTTCTTCCAGACTTGCCTCCTCTAATAAAG CTCTATACAGGAATATCAAGGAATCTGAAGACATACGTCGTTCGATGGTTCCAGTTGATCTTATCCGAAGA GTAAGAGAAATTGGAAAGGATATGTCTGTTGAAACTGAATCAGTGAAGCAGAAAGATGTAAAGCAGACAGCCGCAGAGGACCTAATATCAAAGTTGAATAATTTTCGTTCATATTCAGATGTTGGCAATGTGAAAG CCCTGGAGGAATGGCGTAAGCGGAAGATGGAGCGAGCCAAACAACGATCGATTTTATGGGATTGA
- the LOC140814950 gene encoding uncharacterized protein isoform X1, with translation MEKLQQQKCWRAVRSRISYKNATIVVCLLNIVSALILLQGFLFPSPSSRLASSNKGTALYRNIKESEDIRRSMVPVDLIRRVREIGKDMSVETESVKQKDVKQTAAEDLISKLNNFRSYSDVGNVKALEEWRKRKMERAKQRSILWD, from the exons ATGGAGAAACTGCAGCAACAGAAATGCTGGAGAGCTGTTAGATCACGTATATCCTACAAGAACGCCACCATAGTTGTCTGCTTATTGAACATTGTCTCTGCTCTGATATTGCTTCAAGGCTTTCTTTTTCCTTCCCCTTCTTCCAGACTTGCCTCCTCTAATAAAG GTACAGCTCTATACAGGAATATCAAGGAATCTGAAGACATACGTCGTTCGATGGTTCCAGTTGATCTTATCCGAAGA GTAAGAGAAATTGGAAAGGATATGTCTGTTGAAACTGAATCAGTGAAGCAGAAAGATGTAAAGCAGACAGCCGCAGAGGACCTAATATCAAAGTTGAATAATTTTCGTTCATATTCAGATGTTGGCAATGTGAAAG CCCTGGAGGAATGGCGTAAGCGGAAGATGGAGCGAGCCAAACAACGATCGATTTTATGGGATTGA